Below is a genomic region from Tripterygium wilfordii isolate XIE 37 chromosome 12, ASM1340144v1, whole genome shotgun sequence.
ttaagtTAGTATAAAAGTGTAGACTTCTTAAGGTTTAGGGTATTAAGAAAGTAATATAAAGAAACGATATTTAGCCTATGATTTATTCTGTTGGATTTGTCTTATGAGCACTCTTTGCTTTGATTGACTTAGGCTAAAATAGATTTAATTCTATGTTTTCTACGGTAGAGATTGTATTAGGTTAAATTCTTTGAAGTCAATTAATTATATCTATCTTTATTTGGTTCGTTGTTACTTTTGATTGGATTGAAATCGGCTTGTCATTGGATTCTCAATCAGGTCCTCAACAAATTGCTAATACAATTCAATTTGGAAGCAAGATTCGTGTGCATGTTGGGTAGTGGATGCGGGGCTCTCAAATTTTCTTGAAAGTCCATACTCTAAAATTTCATACAACGATCAATACCCAAGTTTCAAACACTTGATGTAAACACATATTTGCTTTACATGAGATATTTCAAACATTTACCGCACCTAAATTTAGACtattagattttattttttttttgcggaTTCACGAGCCAACAATCATTGGATCTCaagaattgaattttttttcatgtgtCATTCCACGATAATTTCAGACTCTACAATTCAAAACCAATTGTAGAGTCCCAAATTCGTTGTCTAGATTATTGAAGCTCATGAACACACATTTTACAGTATTCATTTATGCTGTTAAAAGATCGAGTCTTGCAGGAAGCGTGAATCTTCTATTATTTTCCCTTCACTTTTAACATTAGGGGGTAAACGAGCTTACAAGAACCTCATCATCCGGAATCCAAGATTCATAACCTGAATcttgttacatttttttatgCAAAATTTTTCAAATGTGGGTATGCCAAAGGGACAAATGCAATAATCTCATTATGAGTTTGCAACGACAAAAAGGAGGTCATGTCATGAGGGGCAAATAGAGGCTTTGTACCAAATTACAGACGGATGCCAGTTGACCATGTCTTACAAGTGTGGCACATGAAATCTTTAAAGAGGAggcaaaaatatttaattcaCCAGATCTAATCATTCAATTCCCGAAGAAgtgaaaaaagaggaagaaaaaggaaagtggttaatttttttgtttcataaCATGTGAGTGAAGCTAACAAGCGACTAGAATTCACCCGCCTCAAAAACAATTTCTAACGTATTAGTATGTTGGGCTAGCAACTGGGAATTGATTGTTCGGTCGTTCTTCGATAACCTGCACATGAAGAAGAGTAAGCTAAGGGGGCATCAAGTTTATTCTCGAGAGCCTCTCTGACACTCAATTTAGTTCAAGGGTTATTTAGAGATTGAGAGTGCTCTCATGCTCGGAGCTATTCATttactaataataaaaaattataatgtcTCTTCCTCCCTAATTCTTATGAGAGTTTTCTTGGAGTgaatctctcttcttcctttcttggTCGGAGTTTGATTTTCTTAGGATTTCGGTTTCCTTAGGTGTCAGTAACCTAAGGGTTTCCAAGATGATACTCCTCGGGTGTCGTTTGTGCTGCTCGATAAATCTATTGCGTCTTTGGTGAGAGTTTGTTCGACACCTCAACGGAATGTTTGCTCGCAGCTTGGTGTCATGTGTCGTCCCCGTTACcaattcaaatcaaatccacGTAGAGGAATTTTATTGGgattttgtttttcatcttgGGATTTATCTTGTGTCCTCTCACTTTTACATTATTTTCTAAAGACACATAATTATTGTaaaaataactaataatatCAAACGCAGTATCtgtattaataatttaataaaaaaaaaaaaaaacaaaacaaaacaaaagctgGCAACAGTATAATATCCAGTGGGACTTAACGTACCATCGTCTCTCTGTATACATACCCATACGATTCTCTCCCTACAAAGTAAGCATGAGGCATGCCTGTGATTCTTTGAATTGACAATGACATTAAAAAcaaagtagagagagagagtcattGGGAAATGGGTGTGTATGCTTGAACATTACAAAAGCGACTCTATCTGAAGTTGTACACCACAATGGCTTTGCTTCAATGGTGCTTCCATGGCCTCTAATGGCTTTGAATCTGTGAGTTCACCTCTCTTTTTGCCTCTGTCTCTTCTGCTTTTCTCCGTTTCTTACTTTTGTGAAGGATTTGTTTTCTAATGTAAAGTGCCTTCGTTGAGTTTGTTTGATTCCTGAGAAATTCtgtggaaagaaaaagaaaatgagaatttgAAGTAATTTATAGGTATAGATTGTTTCAGGATCGAATTTTTTTGCACTTTTTATTTAGCTTTTCTGCTTCCACTCTGGCTACACATCGAGCTAGCGCAATAATTTTACATTCTTCACCAAAATTGTCTGGGAATCAGAAGCGTTTTGTCTACGCTCGCCTGATCTGATACTTGAGTGATAGTTATACATTGTAGATCTTCTTATTATCTTTTAGTTTGCATTTATTACTTATTATTTCAGCTAGATCTGATCTGATTCTTCCATTTTTAAAATAGTAATTTAGAAGCGGAATTTGTGGTCTCGATTACCTGAAAAGGTTGTCGTTAGTTTCGGGGCAATGCTGAGTAATGTTGAGTTTATTATGGAAGTCTATGGTTCAAGTTACTTGGTTTGATAACTTTACTCATTGCCTGCGGAACtgcatatattttttcatttacaAAGAAGAAATTATAAATGCCGATATGGCCGATAATTCTTCTTTAGTTACAACTGTTGTGAGTTTCTCTTCAGATTCTTTATGCCTCTTAATCAAGAGCTTATAGGAGATTATGATGTATAAGTATTTCTGCTGAACTTTTAGAGTCAATGCAGCACAAACTCCATATTAATTAATGCAtttaaatttgtttaaattgcaaGGTTGAAGCCAAGCACTTATTGGTCTTACTATTAAGAAGATATGAAACTTGGATCAAAGAGAAGGTGGAGATCCGTTGTGCCCATTCGATTGAGAGGCAGATCAGCCACCCGTTTTTGTTTGTTCCCCAAGCTGAAGTCAACTAGCTATGGTCCAGGCAACACACCAGTTTATCTAAATGTCTATGACTTGACGCCCATGAATGGCTACTTTTATTGGGCAGGTCTCGGTATTTTCCACTCTGGTGTTGAAGGTGAGCATTGAGCACTTCTTCTTTCGTGCATCGTATTATACCTCCTACCTACACTTTCCAACTAGCAATGGCTAGAGCTGGAATTTCCAAATCATGATTCGACGTTAACTTTCCCAATCTAAGCTACACTTGCCTTTTTGTGAAGGCATGTTATTTCACCACCTTACTATAAAGGGAAGAGACGTATAGGTTTGGTGGAGAGCATTGCTTTAAACTGAAACAAATGCCATAAAAAATCCTCCTAGTAGATTTCAGCTAATTTTTTCCTTTGGATTCGTCTAGCCAACTCCTTTGTTTGGTATTTAGTTATTTTCCATCGTGCAATTATTATTTGTTCTCTCTCTCATGATTCCTCTTTCCTTTATTCCACAGCTTAGCCCTTATGTAGTGGAattttacaatttgaatcagACTATTAAAAAATTGTATAGAAAACCTTTTCAAAAGTACATAAATGGAGTCTAAATCGAAGTTGCTATTATAAAAGGCAGAAAATAAGTGTCTCTGTGGTTTTACAAGACAGAATGTCTTTTTCGGAGACAGAGAGCGGATCCATTAGGACTAGTTTTTCAACAAACTGCCAGGTGTAATGTGAATTCTTGAGGAATTGAGACCATGGCTGGAAGGAGATTTGTGTTCATGGTTCACTAGGAGGAGTTTTACAACAAACTGTCAGGTGTAATGTGAATTCTTGAGGAATTGAGACCATGGCTGGAAGGAGATTTGTGTTCATGGTTCACTATGAGGAGTTTTACAACAAACTGCCAGGTGTGATGTGAATTATTGAGGCCAGGTGTGATGTGAATTATTGAGGAATTGAGACCATGCCTGGAAGGAGATTTGTGTTCATGGTTCCTTTTGGGAATTTGtaactttcttttttgtttatggATTTCTAAAAGAGCACAGTGACTGTGGACAATCTAGCAGAGATGAAAATTATGATCAATTTTATGCTTTGTGTAGAAGTAGCTCAGGCGCAAGACTCATCTTTGCATTGTTCCTTTGCTGGGAAAATGTGTTCTGTTGTCCCACCTGATTAGGTTTCCTTAGAATGGTATGCACAAGAACTTTTCGAAAATGATCATTTGGATGAAGAGAAAGCATTTGCTGAGGGAGTTGTCTTTGTTGCCCTCATAATCATAACCCAATCCTTCTACACCCCTTTGGGATTTTCCTGATTAAAGTTATGTCACGGATGGGGTAGAGGAACTGCTAGATGGCTAAGGCTCTTATCAGGTGAGGTCCATTTCAACAAGCAACTAGCACTATGCTGTTCTTACAGAAGTTACCTACTACACAGATAGACATTGATGCATGCGTTTTCTTATACTTTGTTGAGTTAGTTGCTTCCATATAGTTCTTCATATTACATAATTCATGTGCATTAGTACGATAGTATCGCAACTAGCATGCAAAGTTTTACCTTTCTATTTTATCTTCCCTTTTGTTTTGCTCTGTTGATTTTCAAGTTTGGTCTTCAGAATATTTTATTGGGTCACACATACTATGCAGTCCATGGTGTTGAATATGCATTTGGAGCTCATGATTATCCTACTAGTGGCGTTTTTGAGGTTGAACCTCGGCAGTGCCCAGGCTTTAAGTTTAGGAAGTCAATATTTATTGGGACGACATGCCTGGACCCTGTCCAGGTCAGGGAGTTTATGGAGGACCTTTCTGCAAGCTACAATGGTGATACGTATCACTTAATTGTCAAGAACTGCAACCACTTCTGCAAGGACATCTGTCTCAAGCTGACAGGGAAACCGATTCCAAAATGGGTTAATCGTCTGGCAAAAATAGGTATGTTTTCTCTTACCAGACTTTGTCATGCGGGGTTAATGATTAACTTCTGATTTTTTTGCAAAATTGATTTTCTTGTGTAAAAATATTGGAACAAGTTGCTCATTTAACTTTAGTAAGGTTTGCCTTGCCAGACTTTGTGACTTGTGGACATGTTGACACAAGTCGAATTTTTCTTACAGTtgcttcccccccccccccctttttaaAAACTCATTCCCCCCGATTGTAAATTTATTATGTTTCTCTGGAAGGTCTTTCTCAATTTTCACGGCACTATCATAACAAAAATTGCCAAGATATTCAGAGTATATTTTTCCCAGTCACATGGTAGTCTAATTGTATTTGACTTGTGCGCTAGATGCTATGTTCTTTCCTTTGTGTCACAAAAAATGGCATCAGGGTTTTCAATGGTCGTTTTTCATGCAAGAAATCCTTTCTTGCCAAGAATAAATTGGTGGATTATCCAGTCTACAAGAGGGGTGCTACATCAAATATCCTATGTATTTTACCTTCATGAAGAACAGAATTGAGGTGCTATGGATCATGTTCTAATGAACCCAATGACTGATGAAATAGATGTTAATGTCAGCTGCTTCAGAAATGTCATCCCTCATATGTATTCCTGTATTTGACCCTTTTAACATCTGCATTTATCTATGGTAGGTTCAGTCTGCAACTGCATTCTACCTGAAGCCCTCAAGATTGAGGCTGTG
It encodes:
- the LOC120011194 gene encoding deSI-like protein At4g17486, translating into MKLGSKRRWRSVVPIRLRGRSATRFCLFPKLKSTSYGPGNTPVYLNVYDLTPMNGYFYWAGLGIFHSGVEVHGVEYAFGAHDYPTSGVFEVEPRQCPGFKFRKSIFIGTTCLDPVQVREFMEDLSASYNGDTYHLIVKNCNHFCKDICLKLTGKPIPKWVNRLAKIGSVCNCILPEALKIEAVQHDPNGQPYDSEKRRLRSAFSCLSSISMRQKQLSASSLLLQSPLKGCFPWELRRSKSNNGSLKEI